DNA sequence from the Candidatus Atribacteria bacterium genome:
TATATGACCGTCGGGGAAATTGCGGAACATGCCCATATTACCAGTTGGGGGACTATTTCTTATACCGCTACCCTTAGGCAAAAAAACTGCCCCCCCTGTTTTATTACCCACTTTGTAGAAGTAGAAGTAAATACCAAGACCGGAGAAATTAAAATACCCCGAGCAGTCATAATGGGTGACTCAGGGACTATCATTAATCCAGATTTATGGGAAGGACAGATCATTGGTGCCTTTAGCAGAGGACTTGGTTTTAGTCTTTTGGAAGAGACCGCATATGATTTAAACAATGGTAAGTTAAAATGTAACGGGATGATAACGGATTATAAGATTCCCACTGTCCTTGATATGCCAAAAATAGATAATATTATCGTGAAATCTGCCCATACTTATGAACCAACCGGTCCCTTTGGAGCAAAAGGGATAGGAGAGGCAGCTTTAAGTTCCGTGGGTTCTGCAGTCGCTAATGCAATATACAATGCAATAGGGATAAGGTTTTACGAATTACCTATTACTCCAGAAAAAGTACTGAAAGCCTTGAAGGAAAAAGAAGCAAAAATTGAAGGAAGGAGGAGATAGAATTGCAGAGCAATACCAAAATTTTAGCCCAGGAATTTGAATACTTTGCTCCCAAAACTTTAGATGAAGCCTTAAGTTTGTTGGATAATTATAAAGATAAGAATACTAAAATATTAGCCGGAGGGACTGACCTATTGGTTAAAATGAAGACCACCGATTTAAAGATTGATTATCTGATAAATATAAAAAATATCCCCGAACTCAATTTTATAGATACAGCTTTCGGACTAAAGATAGGGGCAGCCGTTCCTTTATCCCATATTGAGAGAGTAGAAAAAGTTAAAGAAAGATATCCTGCCTTATATGAAGGAATTAAATCGATGGCGGCAATTGCCGTAAGAAATATGGGGACGATTGTTGGGAATATTTGCAATGCTTCACCCGCTGCTGATACTGTTCCTTCTTTAATTGCCTATGGTGCAGAAGTAAAATTGCTCAGCAAGAGGGGAGAGCGTGCAGTTTTAGTAGAAGATTTTA
Encoded proteins:
- a CDS encoding xanthine dehydrogenase family protein subunit M, coding for MQSNTKILAQEFEYFAPKTLDEALSLLDNYKDKNTKILAGGTDLLVKMKTTDLKIDYLINIKNIPELNFIDTAFGLKIGAAVPLSHIERVEKVKERYPALYEGIKSMAAIAVRNMGTIVGNICNASPAADTVPSLIAYGAEVKLLSKRGERAVLVEDFITGVGKTVIEKDELISRISLPEMKKNSGSAFSKKGRVKADIAKINLAVCLEREGNLCKDCRIVLGSVAEKAIRAKKAESLIKGQTVSISLIEKIAKKASEEIKPIDDIRSSLTYRTEIARVMVEELVRIAWERSGGELKP